One region of Polypterus senegalus isolate Bchr_013 chromosome 11, ASM1683550v1, whole genome shotgun sequence genomic DNA includes:
- the tacc1 gene encoding transforming acidic coiled-coil-containing protein 1 isoform X4 encodes MGGSLSQNKKHNVAVSKVKKNSISDSEGNFETPEAETPVHGPQKELQAAEELDIPSSKNTELQRDALLSNRAELLNSYLDKNSNKHESTHDKDLNNEESFQIDNTDRLNNAKCLAAPLTIVNCTEGKAVQNSEITDTHIFAFSILPQCQNTAMFEDGKGVAVDKADMLEPQKEETATQSTGNKTKTRKNRLPCLKIMTDEDNSNEGDEYEISLPKASYKFDPCEYNESINPFTSGGSKLQNSPPPSQTSPPQDLDVSKVVPVKLEFDFTDNNEGGEVKRPASRKLGKKLVSKLTPKKQTTATKPAEYKENEKELPASQDLDETPIIKSSCKVDPSQWDDPNFNPFGGNAKSDNSNIVSKGSYNFNPDNSDDSLDPFKSSKTMVNLSGDGISQSNKHGGEVDLEKLDTLSKGEEKIRKSPKNTKSRLITTSEQVRFLCFLLGACKVKKYENQSLILDICTQENDEVKSKLPDIAHREGHATDEEKLASTTAIHKPGSSETKAEIDEEFFECSNIQAPLNKTFGKDLEIPGVFPDSCLQGEDPSSVNCTQLSSENYSKGSPVLDSICISEADKAAVLTLIREEIITKEMEAIEWKRKYQESKQEVIEMRKIVTEYEKTIAQMIEDEQRQNSASQKSIQQLTAEKDQAVADLNSVERSLSDLFRRYENMKGILEGFKKNEEVLKKCAQDYLARVKQEEQRYCTLKIHAEEKLDKANEEIAQVRAKSNSESMALNAALRKEQMKVDSLERALQQKNQEIEELTKICDELIAKLGKTD; translated from the exons AGTTGCAAAGAGATGCACTACTCTCAAACAGAGCTGAACTTTTGAATAGTTACCTGGATAAAAATTCCAACAAACATGAAAGCACACATGACAAAGATCTTAATAATGAGGAAAGTTTTCAAATCGACAATACAGATAGATTGAATAATGCCAAATGTCTGGCAGCACCATTAACAATTGTCAATTGTACTGAGGGAAAAGCTGTCCAGAACTCGGAGATCACAGACACCCATATTTTTGCATTTAGCATCTTACCCCAATGTCAAAACACAGCAATGTTTGAGGATGGAAAAGGAGTTGCTGTAGACAAAGCAGACATGCTTGAACCACAGAAAGAAGAGACTGCTACTCAATCTAcaggtaataaaacaaaaactagaaAGAACAGACTGCCTTGCCTTAAAATAATGACAGACGAAGACAACTCTAATGAGGGGGATGAATATGAAATTTCACTTCCAAAAGCATCTTACAAATTTGACCCCTGTGAATATAATGAAAGCATCAATCCCTTTACTAGTGGTGGCTCTAAGTTACAGAACTCCCCACCACCCTCTCAGACAAGTCCACCACAGGATCTGGATGTAAGCAAGGTTGTGCCAGTGAAGTTAGAATTTGATTTCACAGATAATAAtgaaggtggagaagtgaaaaGGCCTGCTTCCAGAAAACTTGGTAAAAAATTAGTTAGCAAGCTCACTCCTAAAAAGCAAACTACAGCAACCAAACCAGCAGAAtataaggaaaatgaaaaagagcTGCCTGCTAGCCAGGACTTGGATGAGACCCCAATTATTAAATCTTCCTGTAAAGTTGACCCCAGCCAGTGGGATGACCCTAACTTTAATCCTTTTGGAGGTAATGCCAAATCTGACAATTCAAACATTGTATCCAAAGGATCCTACAACTTTAACCCAGACAATTCTGATGATTCTTTGGACCCATTCAAATCTTCCAAGACCATGGTTAATTTAAGTGGTGATGGTATTTCCCAGAGTAATAAACATGGAGGAGAAGTGGATTTGGAAAAACTGGACACACTATCAAAAGGTGAAGAGAAAATCCGAAAGTCCCCAAAGAACACTAAATCAAGGTTAATTAC GACTTCAGAACAAGTGAGGTTTCTCTGTTTTCTGTT GGGAGCATGTAAAGTAAAGAAGTATGAAAACCAGTCACTCATCTTGGACATCTGTACACAG GAGAATGATGAAGTGAAATCAAAGCTTCCTGACATTGCACACAGAGAGGGCCATGCAACAGATGAAGAAAAACTTGCATCAACCACAGCCATCCACAAACCAGGATCATCGGAGACAAAAGCTGAAATAGACGAGGAGTTCTTTGAATGTTCTAACATACAAGCAcctcttaataaaacttttggtAAAG ACTTGGAGATCCCAGGTGTGTTTCCAGATTCCTGTTTACAA GGTGAGGATCCCTCTTCTGTGAACTGCACACAGTTGTCATCTGAAAACTACAGTAAAGGAAGCCCAGTTTTGGATTCCATCTGTATTAGTGAAGCTGACAAAGCAGCAGTCCTAACTCTTATTAGAGAAGAG ATCATAACTAAAGAAATGGAGGCAattgaatggaaaagaaaatatcAGGAAAGCAAGCAGGAAGTAATAGAAATGAG AAAAATTGTCACAGAATATGAAAAAACTATAGCACAGATGATCG AGGATGAACAGAGACAAAATTCAGCATCCCAGAAAAGCATCCAGCAGCTGACAGCTGAAAAAGACCAAGCCGTTGCTGATCTTAACTCTGtagagcgctctctctctgacctcTTCAGGAGATATGAGAATATGAAGGGAATTTTGGAAGGATTTAAAAAG aaTGAAGAAGTCTTAAAAAAGTGTGCACAGGACTATCTGGCCAGAGTGAAGCAGGAAGAACAACGCTATTGCACACTGAAGATTCATGCTGAAGAGAAACTTGACAA GGCAAATGAAGAAATTGCTCAAGTAAGAGCAAAATCAAATTCCGAAAGTATGGCATTAAATGCTGCGCTGAGGAAAGAACAGATGAAAGTGGACTCCCTGGAGAGGGCGCTGCAACAAAAA AATCAAGAAATTGAAGAACTTACGAAAATCTGTGATGAGCTGATTGCCAAACTGGGGAAAACCGACTAA